Proteins encoded together in one Streptomyces umbrinus window:
- a CDS encoding DUF742 domain-containing protein codes for MTSAGDGPWLDDAAGRLVRPYQVSNGRTRPSTALDLLSQVMATGVTPLGYLGPEHAQALELCRDPVSVAEVAAHLRLPAAVTKVLLSDLVGCGVLSMKPPTFHHNPTDRSLLEAVLDGLRRQL; via the coding sequence GTGACCTCGGCCGGCGACGGGCCCTGGCTTGACGATGCGGCCGGACGCCTTGTGCGCCCCTACCAGGTCAGCAACGGCCGGACCCGGCCGAGCACCGCGCTCGACCTTCTGTCGCAGGTGATGGCCACCGGCGTCACCCCTCTCGGCTACCTCGGCCCCGAGCACGCCCAGGCACTCGAACTGTGCCGGGACCCCGTCTCGGTCGCCGAGGTCGCCGCGCATCTGAGACTGCCCGCCGCGGTGACCAAGGTGCTGCTGTCCGATCTCGTCGGCTGCGGGGTGCTGTCCATGAAGCCCCCGACGTTCCACCACAACCCCACTGACCGGTCTCTTCTGGAGGCAGTGCTCGATGGACTACGACGACAGCTCTGA
- the tdh gene encoding L-threonine 3-dehydrogenase, with protein MKALVKEKAEPGLRLMDVPEPVVGPGDVLIKVLRTGICGTDLHIRSWDGWAQQSITTPLVIGHEFVGEVVETGRDVGDITVGDRVSGEGHLVCGKCRNCQAGRRHLCRATVGLGVGRDGAFAEYVALPASNVWVHRVSVDLDVAAIFDPFGNAVHTALSFPLVGEDVLITGAGPIGLMAAAVAKHAGARHVVVTDVSEERLELARKIGVSLALNVAESTIADGQRTLGLREGFDVGLEMSGNPVAMRDMLANMTHGGKIAMLGLPSEEFAVDWSRIVTSMITIKGIYGREMFETWYAMSVLLEGGLDLAPVITGRYGYRDHEAAFADAASGRGGKVILDWTH; from the coding sequence TTGAAGGCGCTGGTCAAGGAGAAGGCTGAGCCGGGACTCCGGCTCATGGACGTACCGGAGCCGGTCGTCGGACCGGGTGACGTACTGATCAAGGTCCTCAGGACCGGGATCTGCGGCACCGACCTGCACATCCGCAGCTGGGACGGCTGGGCACAGCAGTCGATCACGACCCCGCTCGTGATCGGCCACGAGTTCGTGGGCGAGGTCGTCGAGACGGGCCGCGACGTCGGCGACATCACCGTGGGCGACCGGGTCAGTGGCGAGGGCCACCTCGTGTGCGGCAAGTGCCGCAACTGCCAGGCCGGGCGGCGCCATCTGTGCCGCGCCACGGTGGGGCTCGGCGTCGGCCGCGACGGCGCGTTCGCCGAGTACGTCGCGCTGCCCGCGTCCAACGTGTGGGTGCACCGCGTCTCCGTCGACCTCGACGTCGCCGCGATCTTCGACCCGTTCGGCAACGCCGTGCACACCGCGCTGTCGTTCCCGCTGGTCGGGGAGGACGTACTGATCACCGGCGCGGGACCCATCGGGCTGATGGCCGCCGCCGTCGCCAAGCACGCCGGCGCCCGGCACGTCGTGGTCACCGACGTCAGCGAGGAGCGCCTGGAGCTTGCCCGCAAGATCGGTGTCAGCCTCGCGCTGAACGTCGCCGAGTCGACCATCGCCGACGGGCAGCGCACCCTCGGCCTGCGCGAGGGATTCGATGTCGGCCTGGAGATGTCCGGCAACCCCGTCGCGATGCGCGACATGCTCGCCAACATGACGCACGGCGGAAAGATCGCCATGCTCGGACTGCCGTCCGAGGAGTTCGCCGTCGACTGGTCCCGGATCGTCACCTCCATGATCACGATCAAGGGCATCTACGGCCGCGAGATGTTCGAGACCTGGTACGCGATGTCGGTCCTCCTCGAAGGCGGTCTCGACCTCGCCCCCGTGATCACCGGCCGTTACGGCTACCGCGACCACGAGGCGGCGTTCGCCGACGCGGCGAGCGGCCGCGGCGGCAAGGTCATCCTCGACTGGACCCACTAA
- a CDS encoding GTP-binding protein, whose protein sequence is MDYDDSSDPFPTALKILVAGGFGVGKTTFVGAVSEIAPLSTEELLTTVSAATDNLDGIENKVETTVAMDFGRITLDPEHVLYLFGTPGQERFWFMWDELSEGALGAVILADTRRLEDCFAAVDFFEQRGLGFIVAVNEFDGGFRYDPEEVRAAIDLDPEVPVVRCDARISSSGVQTLLTLVRHLLAHTPSHAPSHGAHT, encoded by the coding sequence ATGGACTACGACGACAGCTCTGACCCCTTTCCCACCGCCTTGAAGATCCTGGTGGCGGGAGGGTTCGGAGTAGGAAAGACCACCTTCGTCGGCGCGGTGAGCGAGATCGCGCCGCTCAGTACGGAGGAACTGCTGACCACGGTCAGCGCCGCGACCGACAATCTCGACGGCATCGAGAACAAGGTCGAGACGACCGTCGCGATGGACTTCGGCCGCATCACCCTCGATCCCGAACACGTGCTGTACCTGTTCGGCACGCCCGGACAGGAGCGGTTCTGGTTCATGTGGGACGAGCTCTCCGAAGGCGCGCTCGGCGCGGTCATCCTCGCCGACACCCGCCGCCTGGAGGACTGCTTCGCCGCCGTCGACTTCTTCGAACAGCGCGGCCTGGGATTCATCGTGGCCGTCAACGAGTTCGACGGAGGCTTCCGCTACGACCCGGAGGAGGTGCGGGCGGCCATCGACCTCGACCCGGAGGTGCCCGTCGTGCGCTGCGACGCCCGGATCTCCAGCTCGGGAGTGCAGACCCTGCTCACCCTCGTCCGCCACCTCCTCGCCCACACCCCCTCGCACGCCCCCAGCCACGGAGCCCACACATGA
- a CDS encoding ATP-binding protein, producing MSHLRAPAARADRREGGRHGRPVARTTPTQPETHIRPQLLRLAVLPPIAVALSASAAVLFIVRTTPARLGPTLWIVLGGAVAVALAGIVIAAVAADRAARSVHERVGTLRRTSARGQSDLRALVETLRRGEGPPERRPVGRPASDADEFDLLEDDLARAHEGAVSAVVQAAQLSSQAGSEQKVEVFVNLARRLQSLVHREISILDELENEIEDPDLLKGLFHVDHLATRIRRHAENLAVLGGAVSRRQWSNPVSMTEVLRSAIAEVEQYSRVKLVPPIDGTVRGHAVADVIHLLAELVENATVFSAPHTQVLLRANVVTSGLAVEVEDRGLGMPLAEQHKMNALLADPDQVNVASLLQDGRIGLFVVSQLARRHGIVVRLQTNIYGGVQAVLVVPQALLGAEGKQPAGGGADAGAGSPVGSGAASGVGSPREVTAGGAAAGAAASAGARGGPAHGGQAHVGSAHAASTQGASAQGGSVPGAPAHAAPVHGTAAHGSSTHGAAISHGMPTHEPPLRSTPRHGMPGQDTPAHGTPPHGTPAHGSPVHGTPAHGTPAYGAPAHGTPAHGTPAHGTPSHGTPIPVPGVVPGASGDVPRASFHEAASYAPHDAHGMRTAVPAQPGRESAPGGLSVVNGGAPAPLPVRGAETRANPAEAVPGIRPGDRRFVAENTVTPPTPRGGVVRGTMSKPQLPRRRAQEHLVPELRDGPAPRPDSEFHVGHDPGLMAAFQRGIGLADAQFRDSAHMDETPIGEAHPAHEPREAHVAHETAPAPGHDLTARHDGSTPAG from the coding sequence ATGTCTCACCTTCGCGCACCGGCCGCACGCGCAGACCGCCGCGAGGGCGGGCGGCACGGGCGACCGGTCGCCCGCACCACCCCCACGCAGCCCGAGACCCACATACGGCCCCAGCTCCTCCGCCTCGCGGTCCTGCCGCCCATCGCGGTGGCCCTCAGCGCCAGCGCCGCTGTGCTCTTCATCGTCCGCACGACCCCCGCACGGCTCGGCCCCACGCTGTGGATCGTGCTCGGCGGAGCCGTCGCGGTCGCCCTCGCGGGCATCGTGATCGCCGCCGTGGCGGCCGACCGCGCCGCCAGGTCCGTACACGAGCGCGTCGGCACCCTGCGCCGCACCAGTGCCCGCGGCCAGTCCGATCTGCGTGCCCTCGTCGAGACGCTGCGCCGGGGCGAGGGGCCGCCCGAGCGCCGACCGGTCGGCCGGCCCGCCTCGGACGCCGACGAGTTCGACCTGCTCGAGGACGACCTGGCGCGCGCCCACGAAGGCGCCGTGAGCGCGGTCGTCCAGGCCGCCCAGCTCTCCAGCCAGGCGGGCAGCGAGCAGAAGGTCGAGGTCTTCGTCAATCTGGCACGGCGCCTGCAGTCCCTGGTGCACCGCGAGATCTCGATCCTCGACGAGCTGGAGAACGAGATCGAGGACCCGGACCTGCTCAAGGGTCTGTTCCACGTCGACCACCTCGCCACCCGTATCCGGCGGCACGCCGAGAACCTCGCCGTCCTCGGCGGGGCCGTGTCGCGCCGGCAGTGGAGCAACCCGGTCTCCATGACCGAGGTGCTGCGTTCAGCGATCGCCGAGGTCGAGCAGTACTCGCGGGTCAAGCTCGTCCCGCCGATCGACGGCACCGTGCGCGGGCACGCCGTCGCCGACGTGATCCACCTGCTGGCCGAGCTCGTCGAGAACGCCACGGTGTTCTCGGCGCCGCACACCCAAGTGCTGCTGCGGGCCAACGTGGTCACGTCCGGGCTCGCCGTGGAGGTCGAGGACCGCGGGCTCGGGATGCCGCTGGCCGAGCAGCACAAGATGAACGCGTTGCTCGCCGACCCCGATCAGGTGAACGTCGCGAGTCTGCTGCAGGACGGCCGCATCGGGCTGTTCGTCGTCTCCCAACTCGCGCGCCGGCACGGGATCGTGGTGCGGTTGCAGACCAATATCTACGGTGGCGTGCAGGCCGTACTGGTCGTGCCGCAGGCGTTGCTGGGGGCGGAGGGGAAGCAGCCGGCCGGGGGCGGGGCCGATGCGGGGGCTGGTTCCCCGGTTGGTTCTGGGGCTGCCTCCGGGGTTGGGTCTCCGCGGGAGGTCACGGCGGGAGGCGCTGCTGCGGGGGCGGCGGCGAGTGCGGGTGCTCGTGGTGGTCCCGCGCATGGTGGTCAGGCACATGTCGGTTCGGCACATGCTGCTTCGACACAAGGCGCCTCGGCGCAAGGTGGTTCGGTCCCCGGGGCGCCAGCACACGCCGCGCCGGTACATGGGACTGCAGCACACGGCTCTTCAACACACGGAGCCGCGATTTCTCATGGCATGCCGACACACGAGCCGCCGCTGAGGAGTACGCCTCGCCACGGCATGCCAGGGCAGGACACACCGGCCCATGGCACGCCACCACATGGCACGCCCGCACATGGGAGCCCCGTTCATGGGACTCCGGCTCACGGGACGCCTGCCTATGGGGCGCCGGCACATGGGACTCCCGCCCATGGGACCCCTGCCCACGGGACTCCCTCCCACGGGACGCCGATCCCCGTACCGGGAGTGGTCCCGGGCGCCTCCGGCGACGTACCGCGGGCGTCGTTTCACGAAGCCGCGTCGTATGCGCCCCACGACGCCCACGGCATGAGGACCGCCGTGCCGGCGCAGCCGGGGCGGGAGAGTGCGCCGGGCGGGCTGTCGGTCGTGAACGGTGGTGCTCCGGCCCCGCTCCCGGTGCGCGGTGCCGAGACGCGGGCCAACCCGGCGGAGGCCGTGCCCGGTATCCGTCCCGGCGACCGGCGGTTCGTCGCCGAGAACACGGTCACGCCCCCGACCCCGCGCGGCGGTGTGGTGCGCGGCACCATGAGCAAGCCGCAACTGCCCAGACGGCGGGCGCAGGAGCACCTCGTGCCCGAGCTGCGCGACGGACCCGCGCCCCGGCCGGACTCCGAGTTCCACGTCGGTCACGACCCCGGTCTGATGGCGGCGTTCCAGCGCGGCATCGGGCTCGCCGACGCCCAGTTCCGGGACTCGGCCCACATGGATGAAACGCCCATAGGCGAAGCGCACCCAGCGCACGAACCACGCGAGGCGCACGTGGCGCACGAGACGGCGCCCGCGCCAGGTCATGACCTCACCGCCCGGCACGACGGGAGCACACCAGCCGGATGA
- a CDS encoding LysR family transcriptional regulator, which translates to MIEARRLHILRAVADHRTVTAAAAALYLTPSAVSQQLTALEQETGHRLVERNARGVRLTPAGEILLSHTNAVLAQLEKAEAELAAYDSGSAGTVTVASFATGIGLVVAPAVARLARTAPGIRIRVQDAEGDASLPMVLDRQVDVAVAVEYRGAPDADDPRLAHIPLYAEPFDAVVPVTHRLADRTEVPLAELAKDPWIGPYPGNPCHDVVVLACEHAGFQPRLEHSSDDFRAVVALASADTGVALVPRSALSGMDLSGVVVRPVDGVAPTRRVFAAVRRGAEEHPLIRPVLEALGEAAPVG; encoded by the coding sequence ATGATCGAAGCGCGGCGGCTCCACATCCTCCGTGCGGTGGCGGACCATCGCACGGTGACGGCCGCTGCCGCCGCGCTCTACCTCACGCCCTCCGCCGTCTCGCAACAGCTGACCGCCCTTGAGCAGGAGACGGGCCACCGGCTGGTGGAGCGCAACGCCAGGGGCGTACGCCTTACTCCGGCCGGCGAGATCCTGCTCAGCCACACCAACGCGGTCCTCGCGCAGCTGGAGAAGGCCGAGGCCGAGCTCGCCGCGTACGACTCGGGTTCGGCGGGCACCGTCACGGTCGCCTCCTTCGCGACCGGCATCGGCCTGGTCGTCGCGCCCGCCGTGGCCCGGCTCGCGCGGACCGCGCCCGGCATCCGCATCCGCGTCCAGGACGCCGAGGGCGACGCCAGCCTGCCGATGGTGCTCGACCGGCAGGTCGACGTGGCGGTCGCCGTCGAGTACCGCGGCGCGCCGGACGCCGACGACCCCCGCCTCGCCCACATCCCGCTGTACGCCGAGCCGTTCGACGCCGTCGTCCCGGTGACCCACCGCCTCGCCGACCGTACGGAGGTGCCGCTCGCCGAGCTGGCCAAGGACCCGTGGATCGGCCCGTACCCCGGAAACCCCTGCCACGACGTGGTGGTCCTGGCCTGCGAGCACGCTGGATTCCAGCCCCGTCTCGAGCACTCCTCGGACGACTTCCGCGCGGTCGTCGCGCTCGCTTCGGCGGACACGGGGGTCGCCCTGGTGCCGCGCTCGGCCCTGAGCGGCATGGATCTCTCGGGTGTGGTCGTGCGCCCCGTGGACGGGGTCGCACCCACGCGCCGGGTCTTCGCCGCCGTGCGCCGGGGCGCCGAGGAGCATCCGCTGATCCGGCCGGTACTGGAGGCGCTGGGGGAGGCCGCACCGGTGGGATGA
- a CDS encoding DUF2264 domain-containing protein, whose amino-acid sequence MPAPHVSLPPIDHVLSPHTGWTRAHWEALADRQLEALVPYATPGLAQYRLPGRTSWSGVVSDGLEGFARSFLLASFRIAGARGDVDPRLTERYARGLTTGTDRDSGEAWPELTDCSQQMAEAASVAVALHETRPWIWDRLHTEAQERVVDWLWGFVGRRTWDNHWRLYQVVAEQFLASVGAPHRQDDIDAGLDRLDDWYVGDGWYSDGDGGTFDYHNGWIMHLYPLLWCRMTGGDGGGRGHVYRERLARFLADYPRFFGADGAPVHHGRSLTYRFATAAPAWMGALAGCTPLEPGLTRRLASGTVRHFVERGVPDERGLLPLGWYETFLPMTQPYSGPASPYWASMGFLGLLLPPEHPVWTARELPLPVEESDQYTALPAPGWLLHGTKHDGIVRLVNHGGDPNSPAGPAEDDPHYAKFGYSTATAPEAAAHAWERTVDGHIALVTPDGTASRRRTIVPLHCSGRTAASRYSARLPGSEEEFPIETTSVLRGPWEIRVHRVLAPTGLTVREGGYAVAAETRPTAERGHGWALARTDNGLTSVVVALHGWDEDTGIAREVEANAFGPHSATPYLRCAAGRPGGSGVYVTLLALTRDSVHPQALRESVSCEVEGDEVRITFPEGDTVSV is encoded by the coding sequence ATGCCCGCACCGCATGTATCCCTGCCGCCCATCGACCACGTCCTGTCGCCGCACACCGGCTGGACGCGGGCGCACTGGGAGGCGCTCGCCGACCGGCAGCTCGAAGCCCTGGTCCCGTACGCGACGCCGGGCCTCGCGCAGTACCGGCTGCCCGGGCGGACCTCGTGGTCGGGTGTCGTCTCGGACGGGCTCGAAGGGTTCGCGCGGTCATTCCTGCTGGCCTCCTTCCGGATCGCCGGGGCGCGGGGCGACGTCGATCCCCGTCTCACAGAACGCTACGCGCGGGGTCTGACAACGGGCACCGACCGCGACAGCGGCGAGGCCTGGCCCGAACTCACGGACTGCTCCCAGCAGATGGCGGAGGCCGCCTCGGTCGCCGTGGCGCTGCACGAGACCCGCCCGTGGATCTGGGACCGGCTGCACACCGAGGCGCAGGAGCGGGTCGTGGACTGGCTGTGGGGTTTCGTGGGCCGCCGCACCTGGGACAACCACTGGCGGCTCTACCAGGTGGTGGCCGAACAGTTCCTGGCCTCGGTCGGCGCGCCCCACCGTCAGGACGACATCGACGCCGGGCTCGACCGCCTCGACGACTGGTACGTGGGCGACGGCTGGTACAGCGACGGCGACGGCGGGACCTTCGACTACCACAACGGCTGGATCATGCACCTGTACCCGCTGCTGTGGTGCCGGATGACCGGCGGCGACGGCGGCGGGCGCGGCCACGTCTACCGGGAACGGCTCGCCCGGTTCCTCGCCGACTACCCGCGGTTCTTCGGCGCGGACGGTGCCCCCGTGCACCACGGCCGCTCCCTGACGTACCGTTTCGCCACCGCCGCCCCGGCATGGATGGGCGCCCTCGCCGGCTGTACGCCGCTGGAGCCGGGCCTCACCCGACGGCTGGCGTCGGGCACGGTGCGGCACTTCGTGGAGCGGGGGGTGCCCGACGAGCGCGGGCTGTTGCCGCTCGGCTGGTACGAAACGTTCCTGCCGATGACCCAGCCGTACTCGGGGCCAGCGTCCCCGTACTGGGCGAGCATGGGCTTCCTCGGGCTGCTGCTGCCTCCGGAGCACCCGGTGTGGACGGCACGCGAACTGCCGCTACCGGTTGAGGAGTCGGACCAGTACACCGCGCTCCCGGCCCCCGGCTGGCTGTTGCACGGCACGAAACACGACGGCATCGTCCGCCTGGTCAACCACGGCGGCGACCCCAACTCCCCGGCCGGGCCCGCCGAGGACGATCCGCACTACGCGAAGTTCGGCTACTCGACGGCGACCGCGCCCGAGGCGGCCGCCCATGCCTGGGAGCGGACCGTGGACGGGCACATCGCGCTGGTGACCCCGGACGGCACCGCGTCCCGCCGGCGCACCATCGTTCCGCTGCACTGCTCCGGGCGGACGGCCGCCTCCCGCTACAGCGCCCGACTGCCCGGCAGCGAGGAGGAGTTCCCGATCGAGACGACAAGCGTTCTGCGCGGCCCCTGGGAGATACGCGTGCACCGGGTGCTCGCGCCGACCGGCCTGACCGTCCGGGAGGGCGGCTACGCGGTCGCCGCCGAGACCCGGCCCACCGCCGAGCGGGGCCACGGCTGGGCACTGGCCCGCACGGACAACGGGCTGACCAGTGTCGTCGTCGCGCTGCACGGCTGGGACGAGGACACGGGCATCGCGCGTGAGGTCGAGGCCAACGCCTTCGGCCCGCACTCCGCGACGCCGTACCTCCGGTGCGCGGCGGGCCGTCCGGGCGGCTCCGGCGTGTACGTCACGCTGCTCGCGCTGACGCGGGACTCCGTGCACCCCCAGGCGTTACGGGAGTCGGTGTCCTGCGAGGTCGAGGGGGACGAAGTCCGGATCACGTTTCCCGAGGGGGACACCGTCTCCGTGTGA
- a CDS encoding roadblock/LC7 domain-containing protein, producing MASDVPTGHASDLDWLMSGLVQRVPHTRSAVLLSCDGLVKSVHGLDPDSADHMAALASGLYSLGRSAGVRFGDGGDVRQVVVELDSTLLFVSTAGSGTCLAVLAGRDADAAVLGYEMAMLVKSVRPYLMTAPRQHSVEPSAMRP from the coding sequence ATGGCGAGCGATGTGCCGACCGGGCACGCATCCGATCTCGACTGGCTGATGAGCGGCCTGGTGCAGCGCGTACCGCACACCAGGAGCGCCGTGCTGCTCTCCTGCGACGGCCTCGTGAAGTCGGTGCACGGGCTCGACCCCGACAGCGCCGACCACATGGCGGCCCTGGCCTCGGGGCTCTACTCCCTGGGCCGCAGCGCGGGCGTCCGCTTCGGCGACGGCGGCGACGTACGCCAGGTCGTCGTCGAGCTGGACTCCACGCTGCTGTTCGTGTCCACCGCGGGTTCCGGTACGTGTCTTGCCGTGCTCGCCGGACGCGACGCCGACGCGGCCGTGCTCGGCTACGAGATGGCGATGCTGGTCAAGAGTGTCCGCCCGTATCTGATGACCGCGCCGAGGCAGCACAGCGTCGAACCGTCGGCGATGAGGCCTTGA
- a CDS encoding Gfo/Idh/MocA family protein, giving the protein MTDLRLGALGFGLRGSLARIVHRPGRGSRVTVVAEHDPALRDRAADRIPGVRTVEDHRKVVDDPDVDAVLVLTPDHTHADIACEALRAGKPVFVEKPLDITIDRCDLILRTGFETGTRLYVGHNMRHMPVIRMMRDLVLRGDIGTVKTVWVRHFVGYGGDWYFKDWHAERRCTTGLLLQKGAHDLDVLHWLAGGYTRQVQAFGDLMVYGGSPHRRSPGEPKADDWYTEDGHWPPHTQRALNPVIDVEDVSIVNMRLDNGVLAAYQQCHFTPDYWRNYTVIGDAGRLENFGDGPGGVVKVWNFRRSGYRAEADAEYLIPDVEQDAEHGGADPLLIDEFLRFVREGGRTDTSPVAARMAVAAGFRATESLRGGGVPHEVPPLDAELVAYFERGQTR; this is encoded by the coding sequence ATGACCGACCTGCGTCTCGGCGCCCTCGGCTTCGGCCTGCGCGGTTCGCTCGCGCGCATCGTCCACCGGCCCGGCCGGGGCTCGCGCGTGACCGTCGTCGCCGAACACGATCCGGCACTGCGGGACCGCGCCGCCGACCGCATCCCCGGCGTCCGGACCGTAGAGGACCACCGCAAGGTCGTCGACGACCCGGACGTCGACGCCGTGCTCGTCCTCACCCCGGACCACACCCATGCCGACATCGCCTGCGAGGCGCTGCGTGCGGGCAAGCCCGTCTTCGTCGAGAAGCCCCTGGACATCACCATCGACCGGTGCGACCTCATCCTGCGCACGGGCTTCGAGACGGGCACCCGGCTGTACGTGGGCCACAACATGCGCCACATGCCGGTGATCCGGATGATGCGCGACCTCGTCCTGCGCGGCGACATCGGGACGGTCAAGACGGTGTGGGTACGCCACTTCGTCGGCTACGGAGGCGACTGGTACTTCAAGGACTGGCACGCCGAACGCCGGTGCACCACCGGCCTGTTGCTGCAGAAGGGCGCCCACGACCTCGACGTGCTGCACTGGCTCGCGGGCGGATACACCCGGCAGGTACAGGCGTTCGGCGACCTGATGGTGTACGGCGGCAGTCCGCACCGCCGTTCGCCGGGTGAGCCGAAGGCCGACGACTGGTACACGGAGGACGGCCACTGGCCGCCGCACACCCAGCGGGCCCTCAACCCCGTCATCGACGTCGAGGACGTGTCGATCGTCAACATGCGCCTGGACAACGGGGTGTTGGCTGCCTACCAGCAGTGCCACTTCACGCCCGACTACTGGCGCAACTACACGGTCATCGGCGACGCGGGGCGCCTGGAGAACTTCGGGGACGGGCCGGGGGGAGTGGTGAAGGTGTGGAACTTCCGCCGCTCTGGATACCGGGCCGAGGCCGACGCCGAGTACCTGATACCCGATGTGGAGCAGGACGCCGAGCACGGGGGCGCGGACCCGCTGCTGATCGACGAGTTCCTGCGGTTCGTGCGCGAGGGAGGGCGCACCGACACGTCCCCGGTGGCCGCGCGCATGGCGGTGGCGGCGGGATTCCGGGCCACCGAGTCACTGCGCGGGGGCGGCGTTCCGCACGAGGTGCCGCCGCTGGACGCCGAGCTGGTCGCGTACTTCGAGAGGGGGCAGACACGCTGA
- a CDS encoding GAF domain-containing protein has product MTYDPPRPAGRLLLTPEDKEAPARTRRLRVLGLGQHTEPALDAFADRLAELAGAPYAMVNFIDEERQFFAGLHTPYGGIPAEPPTEARTDHADTTKPRIGRYMARDHGFCPHVVVRHKALVLEDVRDYPRFAGNPVVDEFGIHSYLGAPLIDRTGIALGTVCVSDVEPRPWGRAGLDTIKSMAAELVERIELRESGF; this is encoded by the coding sequence ATGACGTACGACCCGCCGCGTCCGGCCGGTCGGCTGCTGCTCACCCCCGAGGACAAGGAGGCCCCCGCCAGAACACGGCGCCTGCGGGTGCTCGGCCTGGGGCAGCACACCGAGCCGGCCCTCGACGCGTTCGCGGACCGGCTCGCCGAGCTCGCGGGGGCGCCCTACGCGATGGTCAACTTCATCGACGAGGAGCGGCAGTTCTTCGCGGGCCTGCACACCCCCTACGGGGGCATCCCGGCCGAGCCGCCGACCGAGGCCCGTACGGATCACGCGGACACCACGAAACCGAGGATCGGCCGCTATATGGCCCGGGACCATGGCTTCTGCCCACATGTGGTCGTCCGCCACAAGGCGTTGGTCCTGGAGGACGTCCGTGACTATCCCCGCTTCGCGGGCAACCCGGTCGTCGACGAGTTCGGCATCCACTCCTACCTCGGCGCCCCGCTCATCGACCGCACGGGCATCGCGCTCGGCACGGTGTGCGTCAGCGATGTCGAGCCCCGGCCGTGGGGGCGGGCGGGGCTCGACACCATCAAGTCGATGGCGGCGGAGCTGGTCGAGCGGATCGAGCTGCGGGAAAGTGGATTCTGA
- a CDS encoding glycine C-acetyltransferase, which translates to MFDSVRDDLRTTLDEIRAAGLHKPERVIGSPQSATVNVTAGGRPGEVLNFCANNYLGLADHPEVIAAAHEALDRWGYGMASVRFICGTQEVHKELEQRLSAFLGQEDTILYSSCFDANGGVFETLLGEEDAVISDALNHASIIDGIRLSKARRLRYANRDLADLEQQLKEAAGARRRLIVTDGVFSMDGYVAPLREICDLADRYDAMVMVDDSHAVGFVGPGGRGTPELHGVMDRVDIITGTLGKALGGASGGYVAARAEIVALLRQRSRPYLFSNTLAPVIAAASLKVLDLLESAGDLREHLAANTALFRSRMTEEGFDILPGDHAIAPVMIGDAAVAGRMAELLLDRGVYVIGFSYPVVPQGRARIRVQLSAAHSTADVNRAVDAFVAARAELEAETKA; encoded by the coding sequence ATGTTCGACTCCGTACGCGACGACCTCCGCACCACCCTCGACGAGATCCGCGCCGCCGGACTGCACAAGCCCGAGCGCGTCATCGGCAGCCCGCAGTCCGCGACCGTGAACGTCACCGCGGGCGGCCGCCCCGGTGAGGTCCTCAACTTCTGCGCGAACAACTACCTCGGCCTCGCCGACCACCCCGAGGTGATCGCCGCAGCTCACGAGGCCCTCGACCGCTGGGGCTACGGCATGGCGTCCGTGCGCTTCATCTGCGGTACGCAGGAGGTGCACAAGGAGCTCGAACAGCGCCTCTCCGCCTTCCTCGGCCAGGAGGACACGATCCTCTACTCCTCCTGCTTCGATGCCAACGGCGGCGTCTTCGAAACCCTCCTCGGCGAGGAGGACGCGGTGATCTCCGACGCCCTCAACCACGCCTCGATCATCGACGGCATCCGCCTCTCGAAGGCCCGCCGCCTCCGCTACGCCAACCGCGACCTCGCGGACCTGGAACAGCAGTTGAAGGAGGCCGCCGGCGCCCGCCGCAGGCTGATCGTCACCGACGGCGTCTTCTCCATGGACGGGTACGTGGCCCCGTTGCGCGAGATCTGCGACCTCGCCGACCGCTACGACGCCATGGTCATGGTCGACGACTCGCACGCCGTCGGCTTCGTGGGCCCCGGCGGCCGCGGCACCCCCGAGCTGCACGGCGTCATGGACCGCGTCGACATCATCACCGGCACTCTGGGCAAGGCCCTCGGCGGCGCCTCCGGCGGTTACGTCGCCGCCCGCGCCGAGATCGTCGCCCTGCTGCGCCAGCGCTCGCGCCCGTACCTCTTCTCGAACACCCTGGCCCCGGTGATCGCCGCCGCCTCGCTCAAGGTCCTCGACCTGCTGGAGTCGGCGGGCGACCTGCGCGAGCACCTCGCCGCGAACACCGCGCTGTTCCGCTCCCGGATGACCGAGGAGGGCTTCGACATCCTCCCCGGCGACCACGCCATCGCCCCGGTCATGATCGGCGACGCGGCCGTCGCCGGACGCATGGCCGAGCTGCTCCTGGACCGCGGGGTGTACGTGATCGGCTTCTCGTACCCGGTGGTCCCGCAGGGCCGGGCCCGCATCCGCGTACAGCTGTCCGCCGCGCACTCGACGGCGGACGTGAACAGGGCGGTGGACGCCTTCGTGGCGGCGCGGGCGGAGCTGGAGGCGGAGACGAAGGCCTGA